Proteins encoded together in one Deinococcus hopiensis KR-140 window:
- a CDS encoding isoprenylcysteine carboxyl methyltransferase family protein, giving the protein MQSRALAPLIFGFLTVQRLLELRVARANERWAREQGATEYGREHYPLFFALHPSWMLLTLLEGRRSRGRINGLALALFVLAQPLRYWVIRTLGRYWNTRVLIVPGGERITGGPFQYLRHPNYAVVALEMAAAPLAVGAWRTALAYSVLNAALILLIRLPAEERALRAYQVGKAARD; this is encoded by the coding sequence ATGCAATCCCGCGCCCTGGCCCCCCTGATCTTCGGCTTCCTGACCGTACAGCGCCTCCTCGAACTGCGGGTGGCCCGCGCCAACGAGCGCTGGGCGCGCGAGCAGGGGGCCACCGAGTACGGCCGGGAACACTACCCCCTCTTTTTCGCGCTGCACCCCAGCTGGATGCTGCTCACGCTGCTGGAAGGCCGCCGCTCGCGTGGACGGATCAACGGGCTTGCCCTCGCGCTGTTCGTGCTGGCCCAGCCGCTGCGGTACTGGGTGATCCGCACACTGGGCCGCTACTGGAACACCAGAGTCCTGATCGTGCCCGGCGGTGAGCGGATCACGGGCGGCCCCTTCCAGTATCTGCGGCACCCCAACTACGCGGTGGTGGCGCTGGAAATGGCTGCGGCGCCACTGGCCGTTGGGGCGTGGCGCACGGCCCTGGCCTACAGCGTGCTCAATGCCGCCCTGATCCTGCTTATTCGCCTACCCGCCGAAGAGCGGGCGCTGCGGGCGTACCAGGTGGGGAAGGCGGCGAGAGACTGA
- the meaB gene encoding methylmalonyl Co-A mutase-associated GTPase MeaB: MMASTLEDRFRAGDPRALARAVTLAESGLDAARPLLRAARETSAARGPGGTVVLGVTGSPGSGKSTLTDALIAHLREEGKRVAVLAVDPSSPYSGGAILGDRIRMLRHHADGGVFVRSLASRGVLGGLSARTMQVLALMEGAGFDWVILETVGVGQSEVDVAAACDHTLLVLTPAGGDGVQAFKAGIMEIADVIAVNKADLPGADRTVRELMAAQGLGHHDEHTWFAPVRRTVAAKGEGTPQIVEAVLAHRAFLGEDGLQERRRRRAEFEVRTLVQDRVMRRARELSRDLYTRVARGELDADTAADELLAGA; this comes from the coding sequence ATGATGGCTTCCACCCTCGAAGACCGCTTCCGCGCGGGTGATCCCCGCGCCCTGGCCCGCGCCGTCACCCTGGCCGAAAGCGGCCTGGACGCGGCGCGGCCCCTGCTGCGCGCCGCCCGCGAAACGTCGGCCGCCCGCGGCCCGGGCGGCACCGTCGTGCTGGGCGTCACGGGCAGCCCCGGCAGCGGCAAGAGCACGCTGACCGACGCCCTGATCGCCCATCTGCGCGAGGAGGGCAAGCGGGTGGCCGTCCTGGCCGTGGACCCCAGCAGCCCCTACTCCGGCGGCGCAATCCTGGGCGACCGCATCCGCATGCTGCGCCATCATGCCGACGGAGGCGTGTTCGTACGCTCGCTCGCCAGCCGGGGAGTGCTGGGCGGCCTGTCTGCGCGCACCATGCAGGTGCTGGCGCTGATGGAAGGTGCTGGGTTCGACTGGGTGATTCTGGAAACGGTGGGCGTGGGCCAGTCTGAGGTGGATGTGGCCGCCGCCTGTGACCATACGCTGCTCGTGCTGACGCCGGCCGGCGGCGACGGCGTCCAGGCATTCAAGGCCGGAATCATGGAGATTGCGGACGTGATCGCGGTCAACAAGGCTGACCTGCCCGGCGCGGACCGCACAGTGCGTGAGCTGATGGCCGCGCAGGGCCTGGGCCACCATGACGAGCACACCTGGTTTGCTCCTGTGCGCCGTACGGTGGCCGCGAAGGGGGAGGGCACACCGCAAATCGTGGAGGCCGTCCTGGCCCACCGCGCTTTCCTGGGTGAGGACGGATTGCAGGAGCGCCGCCGCCGCCGCGCCGAGTTCGAGGTCCGCACGCTCGTTCAGGACCGGGTGATGAGGCGGGCCCGGGAGCTCAGCCGTGACCTCTACACCCGCGTCGCCCGGGGCGAGCTGGACGCGGACACGGCGGCGGACGAACTGCTGGCCGGAGCGTAG
- a CDS encoding histidine phosphatase family protein, protein MTERRPPTGLTAPDRRSATEFWVVRHGESTWNASGRYQGQTDVPLSPVGVLQAAALAERLTGQRFDAVYSSDLARAFQTAEAVVERLQGQPPVQPDPGLREIDVGALAGLGLREIEVQHADYLTALRADPWATRRPGGESMEDLFARCGEAFEQLRARHAGGRVLVFTHGGVVRVAVGLALGGVPHNAWARLSVTNTSITRVLLAGSHGTLLGFNDDAHLEDLLEATEADDVLGQAP, encoded by the coding sequence TTGACCGAGCGGCGTCCTCCCACCGGGCTGACGGCCCCGGACCGCCGGTCGGCGACGGAGTTCTGGGTGGTTCGCCACGGCGAGAGCACCTGGAACGCCAGCGGACGCTACCAGGGGCAGACCGACGTGCCCCTCAGCCCGGTGGGGGTGTTGCAGGCCGCCGCCCTCGCCGAGCGCCTGACCGGACAGCGCTTCGACGCGGTGTATTCCAGTGACCTCGCCCGCGCCTTCCAGACCGCCGAGGCCGTGGTGGAGCGCTTGCAGGGACAGCCGCCCGTGCAGCCGGACCCCGGCCTGCGCGAAATCGACGTCGGCGCACTCGCCGGGCTGGGCCTCCGCGAGATCGAGGTGCAGCACGCCGACTACCTCACCGCCCTGCGCGCGGACCCCTGGGCCACCCGGCGCCCCGGGGGCGAGAGCATGGAAGACCTCTTCGCCCGCTGCGGCGAGGCGTTTGAGCAGCTGCGTGCGCGCCACGCGGGGGGCCGTGTACTCGTCTTTACCCACGGCGGCGTGGTGCGCGTGGCCGTGGGCCTGGCGCTGGGTGGGGTGCCCCACAACGCCTGGGCGCGGCTGAGCGTCACGAACACCTCCATTACCCGCGTCCTGCTCGCGGGGAGCCACGGCACCCTGCTGGGCTTCAACGACGACGCGCACCTCGAAGACCTGCTGGAGGCGACGGAAGCCGACGACGTGCTGGGACAGGCCCCGTAG
- the purM gene encoding phosphoribosylformylglycinamidine cyclo-ligase: protein MTYSKRADAAQSEVAQSGEASAYERAGVSIEAGHRAVALMKGAVARTHNRQVLGGIGGFGGLFRPEFTGMQDPILVASTDGVGTKTKVATAAGRYRGLGADIVNHCVNDILVQGARPLFFLDYVAMGQLSPELVAEVVTGAAGACEALGVALLGGETAEMPGVYVEGELDIVGTIVGMVDRSRLVDGSRIEVGDAVIALPSSGLHTNGYSLARMALSDLDWHEERADLGGAVLEDLLVEPHRAYVAAFDALTGAGTDIRGMAHITGGGLVDNPPRVFPQGIGMRVDTSSWTVPPVFELIVRQARVARAEAFRALNMGVGFLFIVPAEQREAALEALRGAGETPWEIGQMVPGSGVTFSPGETGPEGVTP from the coding sequence ATGACGTACAGCAAGCGGGCCGACGCGGCCCAATCCGAGGTGGCCCAGTCCGGGGAGGCTTCCGCCTACGAGCGTGCGGGCGTGAGCATCGAGGCCGGGCACCGGGCGGTGGCCCTGATGAAGGGGGCGGTCGCCCGTACCCACAACCGGCAGGTGCTGGGGGGCATCGGGGGGTTTGGCGGGTTGTTTCGCCCTGAATTCACCGGGATGCAAGACCCCATCCTCGTCGCTTCCACCGATGGTGTAGGCACGAAGACGAAGGTGGCGACGGCCGCCGGGCGTTACCGGGGTCTGGGCGCGGACATCGTGAACCACTGCGTGAACGACATTCTGGTGCAGGGCGCGCGGCCCCTGTTTTTTCTCGACTATGTGGCGATGGGGCAGCTCAGTCCCGAACTCGTGGCGGAGGTGGTGACGGGCGCAGCGGGAGCCTGCGAGGCCCTGGGAGTGGCCCTGCTGGGCGGCGAGACGGCCGAGATGCCCGGCGTGTATGTGGAGGGTGAACTCGACATCGTGGGCACCATCGTCGGAATGGTCGACCGGTCCCGGCTGGTGGACGGCTCGCGCATCGAGGTGGGCGACGCCGTGATCGCCCTGCCTTCCAGCGGCCTGCACACGAACGGCTACAGCCTCGCGCGCATGGCGCTCTCTGACCTGGACTGGCACGAGGAACGCGCGGACCTTGGTGGGGCTGTGCTCGAAGACCTGCTCGTGGAGCCGCACCGGGCCTACGTCGCGGCCTTCGATGCCCTCACCGGGGCGGGGACCGACATTCGCGGCATGGCGCACATTACGGGCGGCGGCCTCGTGGACAACCCGCCGCGCGTCTTTCCGCAGGGCATCGGGATGCGGGTGGACACTTCCTCGTGGACGGTGCCGCCGGTGTTCGAGCTGATTGTTCGGCAGGCCAGGGTGGCGCGCGCTGAGGCTTTCCGGGCACTGAACATGGGCGTGGGCTTCTTGTTTATCGTGCCAGCTGAGCAGCGGGAGGCGGCCCTGGAGGCCCTGCGCGGCGCAGGCGAGACGCCCTGGGAGATCGGACAGATGGTACCCGGAAGCGGCGTCACCTTCTCGCCCGGGGAGACGGGCCCGGAGGGAGTCACCCCTTGA
- a CDS encoding TVP38/TMEM64 family protein, with product MTAAALRHPRLLRALIFGGALLLLLGVALTPDVRAFLVRGFAALTSHDPAVTRAFVEGLGWGGPLALVAGFTVQAVVPVVPALVITAVTARAYGPVEAFFIVYIGTLLGAVAGYGLGRAVGDTLVRLLAGERARSAAHAFATRHGVQGVLLVRLMPVLSADVMNLVAGAAGVPFRPFLLATAAGALPVTALVVWLSGSGKRLAWGVALLSGVAALVAGVRWWLGRRAAHAGTSSAGS from the coding sequence GTGACCGCCGCTGCCCTCCGCCACCCCCGCCTCTTGCGGGCGCTGATTTTCGGTGGGGCGCTGCTGCTGCTGCTCGGGGTCGCCCTGACGCCCGACGTGCGGGCCTTTTTGGTGCGGGGCTTCGCAGCGCTGACCTCGCACGATCCGGCAGTCACGCGCGCCTTTGTGGAGGGGCTGGGGTGGGGCGGACCGCTCGCCCTCGTCGCAGGTTTCACGGTGCAGGCGGTGGTGCCGGTGGTGCCTGCCCTGGTGATCACGGCGGTGACGGCGCGGGCCTACGGTCCTGTCGAGGCCTTTTTCATCGTTTACATCGGCACGCTGCTGGGGGCAGTGGCCGGCTACGGCCTGGGGCGCGCGGTGGGCGACACGCTGGTGCGGTTGCTCGCCGGCGAGCGGGCCAGGAGCGCGGCCCACGCCTTTGCCACGCGCCACGGGGTGCAGGGCGTGCTGCTCGTGCGCCTGATGCCGGTGTTGTCGGCCGACGTGATGAACCTGGTGGCGGGCGCAGCGGGTGTGCCCTTCCGGCCCTTCCTGCTGGCGACGGCGGCGGGGGCGCTGCCCGTGACCGCACTGGTGGTGTGGCTCAGCGGCAGCGGAAAGCGCCTGGCCTGGGGCGTGGCCCTGCTTTCGGGGGTGGCGGCGCTCGTGGCGGGGGTGCGCTGGTGGCTGGGCCGCCGTGCGGCCCACGCGGGCACTTCCTCCGCCGGGTCCTGA
- a CDS encoding polyprenyl synthetase family protein has translation MRPDLLRRVLSLLPGEGEGRPELRAYAAMLRDYPQRGGKGIRSELLLASAGAHGVAPESPRWERALWLAAALELFQNWVLIHDDIEDDSEERRGRPALHRLHGVPVAINVGDALHAYMWAAVHRAAVPGAMDEFLKMIHRTAEGQHLDLSWVERREWNLREADYLEMVQLKTAYYTVVVPLRLGALAAGCPPHDGFTAAGLALGAAFQIRDDVLNLTGDASRYGKEIGGDLLEGKRTLITLHWLGGAPEDQREAFLEQMRRERVNKDPQVVDQIHRWLLEGGSVAYAQEYAAGQAREGLTHLEDALRDAADREAVAELLTQMHTLATREA, from the coding sequence ATGCGCCCTGACCTGCTCCGACGCGTGCTGTCACTCCTGCCCGGCGAGGGGGAGGGCCGCCCCGAACTCCGCGCTTATGCCGCCATGCTGCGCGACTACCCCCAGCGCGGGGGCAAAGGCATCCGCAGCGAACTGCTGCTCGCCTCGGCGGGGGCGCACGGCGTTGCGCCGGAGTCACCGCGCTGGGAGCGGGCGCTGTGGCTCGCGGCCGCCCTGGAACTGTTTCAGAACTGGGTGCTGATCCACGACGACATCGAGGACGACTCCGAGGAGCGCCGGGGCCGCCCGGCCCTGCACCGACTGCACGGGGTGCCGGTGGCGATCAATGTGGGAGACGCCCTGCACGCCTACATGTGGGCGGCCGTTCACCGGGCAGCGGTGCCGGGGGCGATGGACGAGTTTCTGAAGATGATCCACCGCACGGCCGAGGGCCAGCACCTCGACCTGAGCTGGGTGGAGCGCCGGGAATGGAACCTGCGGGAAGCCGATTACCTGGAGATGGTGCAGCTCAAGACGGCGTACTACACGGTGGTGGTACCGCTGCGGCTGGGCGCTCTCGCCGCCGGCTGCCCCCCCCACGACGGCTTCACCGCTGCAGGCTTGGCGCTGGGCGCCGCCTTCCAGATTCGGGACGACGTGCTGAACCTAACGGGCGATGCCAGCAGGTACGGCAAGGAGATCGGCGGGGACCTGCTGGAAGGCAAGCGCACCCTGATCACCCTGCACTGGCTGGGGGGAGCGCCAGAGGATCAGCGGGAAGCCTTCCTGGAGCAGATGCGCCGGGAACGGGTGAACAAGGACCCCCAAGTGGTCGATCAGATTCACCGCTGGCTGCTGGAAGGCGGCAGCGTGGCCTACGCGCAGGAGTACGCCGCCGGGCAGGCGCGGGAGGGCCTGACCCACCTCGAAGACGCCCTGCGAGACGCTGCAGACCGTGAAGCTGTGGCCGAGTTGCTGACGCAGATGCACACGCTGGCGACGCGCGAAGCCTGA